In Atopobium sp. oral taxon 416, the genomic stretch GATCTATCTTGGAGCCTTATTGCGGTGCATGGGGCAGGACAGATGTGAGGATAGCGGCTCCTGCACGTGCTGGATAAGCATCCTTTCCTGCCTTTCCCACATTCCGGCCTAGAAAAGCCGTGTGGCCGATCCCCTTTAACACGTTATGGGGCATTAATCATCGTTTCCCTAGGGACTGTCTCTCACTGTAATGGAAAGCAAGGGCCTAGGCCAATCGTGGTCTAACATAGAGTTTAGTAATTGCAAATGATACTTGGAGTTCGAGCCCCCGGCTCATTTCTCTATTTCGCTGTTAGACCATAATTGGCCTGACGCCCCTGTCCTTCCAATAGCTCCAGAAGGGTTGCTCTATGTCTATGAGCGCACGCCTGGTATGGGACATACCTGCCTCCTGCAAGCTTGCCTGAGAGCGTATCCTTCTTCTCCCGCTCAGAATGCCTTACCTGCTCTATCCACAGAAAGCAGGCAAGACAAGTGCCCCAGCCACTTCGTAGAAGACCCCATGGGAAAAAGCAGGAACTCGCGCAGCCTTCGCTGCATCGCATTGACGAGGCTAAGCTCGCCGTGTGCTTGAAGACCCCAAGCGAGGAGAGCCACGCGCATATCCTGTATGGTCGTCGCTGGCGACCCATAAGCTGTCGACGATACCTGAAAGGGCATCTGTGAGCTTTTCGTCCTCGGGTCTGCCCCTGCCGCAGAGGATGGCATATTCGTCGCCTAGGTCATACGCGCAGCACTCCACGCAGACCTTCTTGTTCGATATGCCACAGCAATGCACTACATGGCCGTGCGTGTGCGCCTCCCTCAGCATCTGGATGTTCGACCTTATCCCTGTTGCCTGTAAGCGTGCCCTTTGCATATGCGGCCCATGTGGTGGCCGTGAGCTTGGACATAGCCAGGACAGATCCCGTCTTTACAAAGAAGGTCTTGCCGCACGAGCAACACTTCCATCTCTTAAGGCCACACGCGTCGTGGCCCTTGCAATAGAAGCTGAGCGATTTGCACCTCGGGCACCTCTTGGGCGCCCCCGCAAGTGCCGAGCCTGCCATCTTCTTGGCTATGAGCGCCTTCAGCCTCTCTAAGAGCTCGCGCTTCTCGGCGATCCCCATCTTTTTGATCTGCTGCAGTATCATTGGATCCATCCGGGCCCTTCGATCCTCGATGTCTTTGTTTGATGATATGCATTGTAGGCAAAGGCCTGGACACTTTTGGGCCCTTCTTAGGTCAATTATGGTCTAACAGCGAGTTCGGACAACCTTTCTACCTGAGCTTTTGCAAGAAGCACAAAACGGGCTTCTGCAAGCTCCCGCGCTGTGGATACCCGTACCTCCAACTTCTGTAGGAATCACTGTCAAGGCTCTGCCATGTGGATAGATGGGCGGATGGATGGGTGGAGGGGACAGACAAATGGGTGTCGATGGGTGCGCTCGCACGCTACATGCTGCACCTGAAGGTTCTCTCTGGGTGGCGATTCTTACCTACGGGTATAACTGTCGCAAGAAGTGTTCTTGGTCGCGTGCGAATCATACCTGGAGTCGCAGAGGACAATCGCGAAGGTACGAGTGGCCTGTCAACCGAAACCCCATTGCACCACCAACGTCCCTCGGCGACGACCAAGCCATCACGGCCATCTCGGTACCAGCAATCGCACCGCCGCGCACACGTCACCACCACACATCGAAGGGAGCCATTATGCAAAAGGAGCTTTTGGACTACACCGCATCGAAGGTCGAGGAGATGCTGGCCGCCCAGTCGGCATCCGCCGATACTAAGAAGGCGGCACAGGCCTGGAAGGACGCCATCGCCGTGGGCAAGGACGCCGACGAGGCCACAAATCAACTGATGGACGCCATCAGCGCACACCAAACCACCATCGACGACCTCATCGGGTTCATCAGCTCGCCCGCGGGCCAGCAGGTCTTTGGCAAGGACGGCAGTAAACAGGCTCTGGCCCATGCCCGGGAGCGCAAGAAGGCTGGCGCCAAGTTCTGCGACTGCGCAGCCTGCAGGCCCTGCCACGAGCTGCTGCACAAGTTTGGCCGCGAGGAGGCAGACGTCTACCTGTAGTCATCTCAACACGCTAGCCACAGGGCGGGGTGCCGGCATAAGCCGACGCCCCTTTTTGCCTCCATTAGAGAAGAACGCACGCTTTTATAGGATGAACATTTATATAGAAGGATCGCGCGCAAAGTGGGCGTACGCACAGAGTGGTCGCACGCGAAGTGGGCGCTTTCGAGAAGCGCAGCCGTCCCACCAAAGCAGTGTCCAGCAGAAACTATCCCCGCCAGCAGCCCTCTACAGCGTCCGCATCAGTCCGCTACCAGGTCGAGCCAGCACGGCATCAGTGGCTGGACCTGCCCTTCTTTGCCCCTGCGGCCCACCTCGGGTGTGGCAAGTAACAGCCCGTGCTCGCCGTAGGGAAAGACGCGAAGCGTAAAGGACATGCCCGCCTTCCTCATGGCCTCGGCCAGAAGCAGGCTATTCTCCACCGGGACCGAGCTGTCCTCCAGCGTGTGAAAGACGAACGTGGGTGGCATGTCTTCTGTGACACACTTCTCGAGCGACAGCCACTCCATCAGCTGGGCGTCATCACCGCACAGATTCTGGAACGACCCCTTGTGCACGAACTCGCTCAAGCTAATCACGGGATAGCCTAGGACGAGGCCGGTGGGGCGCAGGTCCTCGCTTGGAGCTCCCACGCGCTTTGCCAGCCAGGGCTCCTGCCATTCACAGCCCAGGTCGCAGGCCAGATGTCCTCCCGCCGAGAAGCCCATCGGGAAGATGCAGCTCGGGTCGATGTGAAACTGCGCCGCATACCGCCTGAGATAGTCCACAGCACCCGCCGCCTGCACCAACGCCGCAAGGTACCTGGCAAGGGCGCAGCTGTAGGTGACCACGCAGGCGGCAAAGCCCCACGCTACCATCTGCAGGGCCACCGGCTCGGCCTCACGCACCGAGGCAAACGCGTAGACGCCCCCAGGTAGGATCGCGACGCATGGACATGTGACGTCGCGGTCTACGTTATCGAGCACGCCGGGAAAGTACGTCTGGATGAGCGCTGGCTCGTCCTTGTTCGGAAGCCTCAGATGGTTCTGATGACCCACCTCGTGCGCGCCGTCCTCCGACGCCTGAAGTATCTCGTGAAACATGCAAGCCCCCCACAGCCTAGGCCCTACAGCTCCGCCCCGTCTGGCTAGATCGCATGCTTGAACCACTAGAAACTGTCCTTGCGCGAGCGCTTCAGGATGCCATCGCCCTTATTGTCCATGTCCGCACAGACAAAGCCGTACCTCTTTACCATCTCACCCGTGGAGCGGGACACCAGGTCGACGTTGCCCCACATGGTGTAGCCGATGCACGGCACGTGGTCCAGGCAGATGGCGCCACGGATGACGTGCAGGTGCTTGGCCGGGTAGTCACAACGGTAGTCGTCGTGTACCGCGCCGTCATCAGACACCTGGTCGATAGCGCCCATGCCATTCTCAGCCACAAAGAGCGGTTTCTGGTAGCGATCGTAGAGTTCGTTCAGGCAGTAATGCAGACCCAGGGGATCCACGGCCCAGCCCCAGGGCGTCTTCTCTGCGCACAGCGGATTCGGCGTGCCGCCCAAAAGGTGCCAGGCGGAGTCCTTCGCCGAGACCACAGCCGAGCGGTAGTACGAGAAGCTGACAAAGTCCAGCGTGCCCTGGTACATGAGCTCGGCGTCCTCGGGCTCCATGCGCACGTCAGCCCTATGCGACCCCACACCTCGGAGGTAAAGTTCGGGTAGGCACCGCGCGACATGGCGTCGATGATCAGGTACTGCTCACGGCAGTGGCTGTACCAGGGCCAAACGTCCTCCGGTGCGCTCATGGCAGGGTATAGCTCGCTTATGGCATACATTGTGGAGAACCGAGGTCCCGGCTTCATCTGGTACCCCATTGCCACGACCGTGGCAAAGACCACCACCATGTGGTGGATCGTCTGCCAGTACATGGGCCAGATCTGGTTCATGACGCCCATCATGCAGATACCGCGGATGGTGTTGAGTTCGTTGAACGTGAGCCAGTACTTCACCTTGGATCCCAGGCGCTCAAAGAGGGCACGGGCGCACTTCACGTAGCAGTCGATGGTCTGGCGTCCGCCCCAGCCGTTGTAGTACTTCACTAGCTCGTATGACATCTCGTCGTGGCAGATCGTGATGAGGGGCTGGATACCGTGGGCCAAAAGGTCGTCCACAATGTCCTCGTAGAAGGCAAGCCCCCTCGTTCGGCCGGTCCTCCAAGCCCGTCGGGAAGATCCTAAACCAGCAGGTCGAGAAGCGGTATACGCGAAAGCCCATCTCGGCCATATCCTCGATGTCCTCGCGCCAGTGATGGTAGGAGTCCACGCCGCGATGTGAGGGGTAGTACACGTCGTCGAACATCGTAAGCTCAACGCCCTTAGGCAGCACTTCCTCCCAGTTGATGGAGCCGCACCTGCCGTCCCCGTCCTTCCAGGTGACCTGGTGCGGATGCGTCTGGTCACCATCCATCGCGAAGTCTATCTCGAGTAGTCCGCGTCCGCCTTCGCCGAAGCCGCCTTAGAACTGCCAGTCCGGCATGGCACCTCCGAAGAGGAAGCCCTCGGGAAACGCTCTTCTGCCATAGCATGCATCCTTTCTCGCGCGCTTGCTTAGGGCAAGAATAGCTGATGTTTCGACACCTCATCGAACAAGAAAAATGTCCAGTCAATGAGTCGGCTGGACATAATCCGTCTGGACTCCATGTGGGATGCTACTCCATATCCAAAGGCATCCTGTAATTGGGCGGCGGAAATTCCTCGTTCAGCAGAGCCATGTCCTCCGCCGTCAACTCCACATCGATCGTGGACCAGTTCTGCCTGACGTGCCTCGCACTGGAGCTGCGAGGGATGGCGATCACGTTCTGGTCATGCAAGACGAACGCCAGGAGCACCTGCATGGGGGTGATGCCGTGGGCGGCTGCAACCTCATGAACCGCCTTACTGTCCACAAGCCCCTGGCGAAGTCTGCCTGCCTGCGCGAGGGGACAGTACGCCATCAGCGGAATCCTCCTTTGCCTCATCCAAGGCAGAAGGTCAAACTCAACCCCACGCGACCCCAAGTGGTAGAGGTCCTGATTTACAAGACAATGCTCACCACCGTCCACCCTCATGAGCTCTTCCATGTCGTCGAGGTCAAAGTTGGATACTCCCCAGCCTCCAATCTTTCCACTCTCGACCAGTTCTTCCATGCATTCGACCGTCTCGGCCAGCGGAATCTGCCCGCGCCAGTGCAAGAGGTACAGGTCAAGGTAATCGGTGCCCAAACGTGCCAGCGACCTGTTGAGTGCACAGAAGATGCCCTTCCGGCCCGCATTGTACGGGTAGACCTTCGACACGATAAAGAGGTCTTCGCGCCTTCGTCCTCGGATGGCATCGCCCACCATCTCCTCGGCCGCACCGTCCCCATACATCTCGGCTGTATCAATCAGGCGAACGCCTACGTCCAATCCAGCTCGAAGCGCAGACAACTCGACCTCCCAGGGATGAAGGCCCCCGGCTAGATACCAAGTCCCCATACCAAGACGGGGCATTCTTCTGCCATCCCTCAGCTCTACGGTACGCCCGTTACTCAACCTCGTCATCTGCTCTCTGAAGTCCCAGGTAGTCCATCATTCCCGCAACGGCATGCTTGGCTCCAACCACCGCATGGACCACCGTCTTTGGCCCACTGACCACGTCGCCCGCTGCAAACACGCCCGGCACCGTGCACATGCAGTTTTCGTCGACCACTAGCGTGCCCCTGTCTGTGGCTGCAAGGCCCTTCGTCGTCAGCAGCAGCTTGTCCTTCGGCACCTGTGACACACAGATGATCACGGAGTCGCAGTTGACATGCTCGGTCTCGTCGGAAAGCCCAACAACTTGGCCCTCGTCGTCCAAGATGGAGTTGCGAAACACCGGGCCCCCGTCGTCGATGGACTCAATCGACTTCCAATAGATGATCTTCGCACCATCCAGCTGCGCCAACTCGACCTCGTCGGTGTTAGCCGAGGTACCGCCCCAGTTGGAATATAGAGTCACGTGTCGTGAGCCATTTCGGATGGCAGTTCGCGCCACATCCATGGCAACGTTGCCCACTCCTATGATAGCAACGTCAGAGCCCAGATTGCAGACAGATGGGTTGATCAAATAGTCAATGCCAAAGTAGACGTTGCCACGTGCCTGACCCTTTATGCCCAAAGTCCTAGCACGCCAAGCTCCCGTACCCACAAACACGGCGTCGTAGCCATCTCGTAGGAGGCCGTCTAGCTTCAGCGCGCCACCTATAGTTGTGTTCGGCCTCACATGCACTCCCAGCGCGTCAAGCGCCTTACGATATCGAGCCAGCAGCTGATGAGGCAGCCTGAACTCCGGAATACCATAGCGAAGCACGCCGCCGATGTCCATCTTTTGCTCGAAGATCGTTACGTCACACCCCACGCGCGCCAGCTGGATTGCCACGGTAAGACCAGCAGGTCCAGAGCCCACTACTGCTACGACCTTGCCGTTGTACGTAGGTTTCACGTCACGGATAAATCTGTCCAGATAAGTGTCCGAGACGTACTGCTCAATGGCCGAGAAGTGGATCGACGTGCCCTTCTTGCCCCGTATGCAGTATCCCTCGCATTGCTGCGAGTAGTTGCACACATACGAGCAGATGACACTCATCGGGTTGTTGTCGAACAGCATCTGGCCAGCCGCTACCAAATCCCGCTGTTTGAACTTCTGGATGACCTGCGGGATAGACGTGTGCACCGGGCAGCCCTTGCAGCATAGCGGTCGTTTACAGTTCAGACACCTATTTGCCTCGTCGATGATGTGCAGCGCCATACGGCAGCTCCCTTCTGAGGGCCAAG encodes the following:
- a CDS encoding FAD-dependent oxidoreductase, translating into MALHIIDEANRCLNCKRPLCCKGCPVHTSIPQVIQKFKQRDLVAAGQMLFDNNPMSVICSYVCNYSQQCEGYCIRGKKGTSIHFSAIEQYVSDTYLDRFIRDVKPTYNGKVVAVVGSGPAGLTVAIQLARVGCDVTIFEQKMDIGGVLRYGIPEFRLPHQLLARYRKALDALGVHVRPNTTIGGALKLDGLLRDGYDAVFVGTGAWRARTLGIKGQARGNVYFGIDYLINPSVCNLGSDVAIIGVGNVAMDVARTAIRNGSRHVTLYSNWGGTSANTDEVELAQLDGAKIIYWKSIESIDDGGPVFRNSILDDEGQVVGLSDETEHVNCDSVIICVSQVPKDKLLLTTKGLAATDRGTLVVDENCMCTVPGVFAAGDVVSGPKTVVHAVVGAKHAVAGMMDYLGLQRADDEVE
- a CDS encoding 3-hydroxyisobutyrate dehydrogenase; protein product: MDYTASKVEEMLAAQSASADTKKAAQAWKDAIAVGKDADEATNQLMDAISAHQTTIDDLIGFISSPAGQQVFGKDGSKQALAHARERKKAGAKFCDCAACRPCHELLHKFGREEADVYL
- a CDS encoding alpha/beta hydrolase, translated to MFHEILQASEDGAHEVGHQNHLRLPNKDEPALIQTYFPGVLDNVDRDVTCPCVAILPGGVYAFASVREAEPVALQMVAWGFAACVVTYSCALARYLAALVQAAGAVDYLRRYAAQFHIDPSCIFPMGFSAGGHLACDLGCEWQEPWLAKRVGAPSEDLRPTGLVLGYPVISLSEFVHKGSFQNLCGDDAQLMEWLSLEKCVTEDMPPTFVFHTLEDSSVPVENSLLLAEAMRKAGMSFTLRVFPYGEHGLLLATPEVGRRGKEGQVQPLMPCWLDLVAD
- a CDS encoding aldo/keto reductase encodes the protein MTRLSNGRTVELRDGRRMPRLGMGTWYLAGGLHPWEVELSALRAGLDVGVRLIDTAEMYGDGAAEEMVGDAIRGRRREDLFIVSKVYPYNAGRKGIFCALNRSLARLGTDYLDLYLLHWRGQIPLAETVECMEELVESGKIGGWGVSNFDLDDMEELMRVDGGEHCLVNQDLYHLGSRGVEFDLLPWMRQRRIPLMAYCPLAQAGRLRQGLVDSKAVHEVAAAHGITPMQVLLAFVLHDQNVIAIPRSSSARHVRQNWSTIDVELTAEDMALLNEEFPPPNYRMPLDME